In Apium graveolens cultivar Ventura chromosome 10, ASM990537v1, whole genome shotgun sequence, the following are encoded in one genomic region:
- the LOC141690590 gene encoding uncharacterized protein LOC141690590 yields the protein MNRIILRGIEKGLKERKSKWPEELSNVLWAYRTSPRTSTSEMPFKMAYGTEAMLPIEVGSPSHRAINFDEVANEEGLSTNLELIEEVQDQAVARMEKYKEKTKEHFSKKSWVKNFQVGDPVLRDKEASNPTNTGKLMPRWEGPYKIKEVLRPGTYKLMNLDESEIPNTWHKLRLRKFYQ from the coding sequence ATGAACCGGATCATTCTCCGTGGGATCGAGAAGGGGCTCAAAGAAAGAAAAAGCAAATGGCCGGAAGAATTGTCAAATGTACTATGGGCCTACAGAACGAGTCCCCGCACAAGCACAAGCGAAATGCCCTTTAAAATGGCTTACGGGACTGAAGCAATGCTTCCCATCGAGGTAGGATCCCCCTCTCACCGGGCAATAAACTTTGACGAGGTAGCCAACGAGGAGGGGCTCAGTACAAACCTCGAGCTAATCGAAGAGGTCCAAGACCAGGCTGTTGCAAGGATGGAGAAGTACAAAGAAAAAACTAAggagcacttcagcaagaagtcctGGGTCAAGaacttccaagttggagaccCGGTACTTCGAGACAAAGAAGCGTCAAATCCTACAAACACTGGAAAGCTGATGCCCAGGTGGGAAGGGCCTTACAAAATAAAAGAAGTTTTAAGGCCGGGAACCTATAAGCTGATGAACTTGGATGAATCCGAGATCCCAAACACCTGGCACAAACTCAGGCTTAGAAAATTCTATCAATAG
- the LOC141690591 gene encoding uncharacterized protein LOC141690591 — protein MSIDPESDNDQDPGAWALKVDCSSTNERSGVGLILKSPEGFTIQTEISFIFSATNNQEEYEVLIAGLKLAKTLRIQNLNIYSDSQIVEKQTNGEYIAKDPVLAKYQALVQSYMSLIPKSQVLQISRGENSEADTLSKLVQNSFYLDCSIYFEEL, from the coding sequence TCAAGACCCAGGAGCCTGGGCTCTCAAAGTAGATTGTTCTTCAACAAATGAAAGGTCAGGAGTCGGGCTCATTCTAAAGAGCCCAGAAGGTTTTACAATTCAAACTGAAATCTCCTTCATCTTttcagcaacaaacaaccaggaAGAGTATGAGGTCCTGATAGCAGGATTGAAGCTAGCCAAGACCCTCAGGATCCAGAACCTTAacatctacagcgactcccagattgTAGAGAAGCAAACAAACggcgagtacatagccaaggatccagttTTAGCTAAGTACCAGGCTCTAGTCCAAAGCTATATGTCCTTAATACCAAAAAGTCAAGTTCTACAGATCTCCCGAGGTGAAAATTCGGAAGCCGACACGCTATCCAAACTGGTTCAGAATTCATTTTACCTGGATTGCTCTATCTACTTCGAAGAACTATAG